The following proteins are encoded in a genomic region of Liolophura sinensis isolate JHLJ2023 chromosome 7, CUHK_Ljap_v2, whole genome shotgun sequence:
- the LOC135471472 gene encoding transcription activator BRG1-like isoform X1, translating into MGGPGMPPNSGMGGGSSMSNMSGPTMNTVNPISSSSMAGPPNVSTNMVPASLAGPNMGGSSMAGLSTGGPVNLPNMGGPNTSVLPNSSGQPQVDGEQSSQQAGGYNSSGGSMNTPTPGGPKQTPFTASQLHQLRAQIVAYKYLARSQNIPDNIKMGVEGKRPFRPDPSQMQPRPNQPGPAGSGPSVGPSPQPSQPPPPSQPPPPPSVQAMISLQQKQNRIAPVAKPVGIDPIETLKEREHRLAGRISHRILELENLSATMAEDLRTKAMIELRALRLLNFQRQLRSEVVSYMRRDTTLETALNTKAYKRSKRQSLREARVTEKLEKQQKLEQERKKRQKHQEYLNAILQHAKDFKDFHRNISGKVSKVNRAVMIYHANTEREQKKEQERIEKERMRRLMAEDEEGYRKLIDQKKDRRLAYLLHQTDEFIHNLTKLVQQHKLDQRKKFKKKKKVPKKEDSGEALKEGMMDEASTTSEIRVHVVETATGKMLSGDEAPLASQVEAWLEMHPGYEVAPRDSGEDSDGDSEDSEEQEEETREAEKPVEQPMDDVELKVDVSREDDDEYRHDLQNYYNIAHTIREQISGQASIMVYGKLKEYQVKGLEWMVSLYNNNLNGILADEMGLGKTIQTIGLITYLMEKKKVNGPFLIIVPLSTLSNWMLEFDRWAPSVIKVPYKGSPNIRRNLNPLLRSGKFNVLLTTYEYIIKDKSVLSKIRWKYMIIDEGHRMKNHHCKLTQVLNTHYTSPHRLLLTGTPLQNKLPELWALLNFLLPGIFKSCATFEQWFNAPFAMTGEKVELNNEETLLIIRRLHKVLRPFLLRRLKKEVESQLPEKVEYVIKCEMSALQRLLYRHMQSKGVLLTDGSEKDKKGKGGAKQLMNTLMQLRKICNHPFMFPHIEEAIAEHVGISGGIISGPDLYRSGGKFELLDRILPKLKVRNHRVLLFCQMTSLMSIMEDYFVYRGFRYLRLDGTTKSEDRGHLLELFNAPGSPYFIFLLSTRAGGLGLNLQVADTVVIFDSDWNPHQDQQAQDRAHRIGQQNEVRVLRLMSVNSVEEKILAAARYKLNVDEKVIQAGRFDQKSTGSERRQLLQDILSKDNDDEEDEDEVPDDETINQMLARTEEEFDLYQRMDLERRRESSRDAKRKPRLMEEDELPQWLLKDEQEVERLTFEDEEDKMFGRGSRQRKEIDYSDQLTDKQWLRAIEDGNLDEVSERRRSTKKSKKRKSDPDDGDKKTQKKRRGRPPVEKPSPNPPKLTRNMKKLLDFVINYRDRSVTGDDRILSQVFMQLPSRKVIPDYYDVIKKPVDFRKIKSRIKEHRYRSLDDLEKDVMLLCKNAQTYNVEGSVIYEDSIVLQSVFTSARERLEKGGQFPSDDESGSDGEDVEGEGERAEEEEEEENGGEEDDEDGQSVRMKIRLGKDSAKKSQEKSRRRKSRQMKAKPVISDEDESEDSGGEQSDGSEAGPSSRSSSRVSSPAPGSHRKRREEWKY; encoded by the exons ATGGGTGGGCCAGGCATGCCGCCTAACTCTGGGATGGGTGGTGGATCATCAATGTCTAATATGAGTGGCCCTACAATGAACACGGTAAACCCGATATCCAGCAGCAGCATGGCTGGTCCTCCTAATGTGAGCACGAATATGGTTCCTGCTTCATTGGCTGGCCCTAATATGGGCGGCTCATCAATGGCTGGACTTTCAACAGGTGGGCCAGTAAACTTGCCAAATATGGGTGGGCCTAATACCAGTGTTCTGCCCAACTCCTCTGGACAACCTCAAGTGGATGGGGAGCAGTCTTCTCAGCAAG caGGTGGCTACAACTCATCAGGAGGAAGCATGAATACCCCCACCCCTGGGGGCCCCAAACAGACCCCCTTCACCGCATCACAACTACACCAACTCAGGGCCCAAATCGTGGCCTACAAGTACCTGGCACGCAGTCAGAATATCCCAGACAATATCAAGATGGGAGTAGAGGGAAAACGCCCATTTAGGCCAG ACCCTAGTCAGATGCAACCTCGACCTAACCAGCCAGGACCTGCAGGAAGTGGTCCCAGTGTGGGCCCGAGCCCTCAGCCATCACAACCACCGCCCCCTAGCCAGCCACCACCGCCACCCTCAGTACAGGCAATGATCTCCTTGCAGCAGAAGCAGAACCGCATCGCCCCTGTGGCCAAGCCTGTGGGCATAGACCCTATTGAGACCCTCAAGGAAAGAGAGCACAG atTGGCGGGTCGAATCTCACACCGTATCCTAGAACTGGAGAATCTGTCTGCTACTATGGCAGAGGATCTGAGAACTAAAGCCATGATAGAGCTGCGGGCTCTACGGCTGCTCAATTTCCAGAGACAG TTGCGATCTGAAGTCGTCTCTTATATGagaagggacacaactctggAGACGGCCTTGAATACCAAGGCATACAAACGTAGCAAACGTCAATCTCTGCGCGAGGCTCGTGTCACAGAGAAACTGGAGAAACAGCAGAAACTTGAGCAAGAGCGCAAAAAGAGACAGAAGCACCAG GAATATCTGAATGCAATTCTGCAGCATGCTAAAGATTTCAAGGACTTCCATCGTAATATTTCTGGCAAAGTGAGCAAGGTGAATCGTGCAGTGATGATTTACCATGCTAACACAGAACGGGAGCAGAAGAAGGAACAGGAACGCATCGAAAAAGAGCGAATGCGGCGTCTTATG GCTGAAGATGAAGAAGGCTACAGGAAGCTGATTGACCAGAAGAAGGACAGAAGGTTGGCCTATCTGCTCCACCAGACAGATGAGTTCATCCATAACCTTACCAAGCTGGTACAGCAACACAAACTGGATCAGAGAAAGAAAttcaagaagaagaaaaaggtTCCCAAG AAGGAGGATAGTGGTGAGGCACTGAAGGAAGGG ATGATGGATGAGGCCTCCACAACTAGTGAGATCAGAGTACATGTGGTAGAGACAGCCACAGGCAAAATGCTGTCCGGTGACGAGGCTCCACTAGCCAGTCAGGTGGAAGCATGGCTGGAGATGCATCCAGG GTATGAGGTGGCCCCTCGTGACAGTGGGGAGGACTCGGATGGGGACTCAGAGGACAGTGAGGAG cAAGAGGAAGAGACTAGAGAGGCGGAGAAGCCAGTAGAACAGCCCATGGATGACGTTGAGCTCAAAGT GGACGTGTCACGGGAGGATGATGATGAGTATAGACATGACCTACAGAATTATTACAACATCGCCCACACCATTCGTGAGCAGATCTCAGGACAGGCCAGTATCATGGTGTATGGCAAACTCAAGGAGTATCAG GTGAAAGGGTTGGAGTGGATGGTGTccctgtacaacaacaacttgaaTGGTATCCTGGCTGATGAGATGGGCTTAGGAAAGACTATCCAGACCATTGGCCTCATCACCTACCTGATGGAGAAGAAAAAAGTCAACGGTCCTTTCCTGATTATAGTCCCTCTGTC AACACTTTCCAACTGGATGCTGGAGTTTGATAGGTGGGCACCATCTGTTATTAAAGTGCCGTACAAAGGATCTCCCAACATCAGGCGAAATCTCAACCCTTTGCTGCGATCAGGAAAGTTCAATGTACTGTTGACGACATACGAGTACATCATCAAGGACAAGTCAGTTCTGTCAAAG ATCCGCTGGAAGTACATGATAATAGATGAGGGTCACAGGATGAAGAACCACCACTGTAAGCTGACCCAGGTTCTCAACACCCACTACACTTCTCCCCATCGCCTTCTGCTGACTGGCACCCCCCTACAG AACAAACTTCCAGAGCTATGGGCTCTGCTGAATTTCTTGTTGCCTGGAATTTTCAAGTCCTGTGCTACATTTGAGCAGTGGTTCAATGCTCCATTTGCCATGACTGGAGAAAAG GTGGAACTGAACAATGAGGAAACCCTCTTGATCATTCGTCGTCTACACAAAGTGTTGCGTCCATTCCTTTTGAGACGCTTAAAGAAAGAGGTGGAGTCACAGTTACCAGAAAAG GTGGAGTATGTGATCAAATGTGAGATGTCCGCCCTCCAGCGCCTTCTCTACAGACACATGCAGAGTAAAGGAGTCCTGCTGACTGATGGATCAGAAAAAGACAAGAAG GGTAAGGGTGGAGCTAAGCAGCTGATGAACACGCTGATGCAGTTGAGAAAGATCTGTAACCACCCATTCATGTTTCCACACATCGAGGAGGCCATTGCTGAGCATGTGGGCATATCGGGAGGCATTATCTCAGG cCCTGACCTGTATCGTAGTGGAGGGAAGTTTGAATTACTGGACAGAATTCTGCCCAAGCTGAAGGTGCGCAATCATCGTGTGCTGCTCTTCTGTCAGATGACCTCATTGATGAGTATCATGGAGGACTACTTTGTGTACAGAG GGTTCAGGTACCTGCGTCTGGATGGTACCACCAAATCTGAGGACCGAGGCCACCTACTTGAGCTCTTCAATGCCCCTGGCTCTCCATACTTCATCTTTCTACTGAGTACCCGTGCTGGAGGCTTGGGGCTCAACCTCCAGGTGGCTGACACCGTCGTCATCTTTGACTCAGACTGGAACCCTCATCAG gATCAACAAGCTCAAGACAGGGCTCACCGTATTGGTCAGCAGAATGAGGTGAGAGTGCTGCGCTTGATGAGTGTGAACTCTGTGGAGGAGAAGATTCTGGCTGCTGCTCGCTACAAACTCAACGTGGATGAGAAGGTCATTCAAGCAGGCAGGTTTGATCAGAAGTCCACAGGCTCCGAGAGGAGACAACTCCTACAAGACATCCTGTCAAAAGACAATGATGATGAAGAG GATGAAGATGAGGTGCCAGATGATGAAACCATCAACCAAATGTTGGCCAGAACAGAAGAAGAGTTTGATCTCTACCAG CGGATGGATTTGGAGCGTCGCAGGGAGAGCTCGCGTGATGCCAAACGTAAACCTCGTTTGATGGAAGAGGATGAGCTGCCTCAGTGGCTGCTTAAGGATGAACAGGAG gTGGAGAGGTTGACATTTGAGGATGAAGAAGACAAGATGTTTGGGCGTGGCTCACGACAGAGGAAGGAGATTGACTACTCTGATCAGCTGACTGACAAGCAGTGGCTAAGG GCGATTGAAGATGGAAATCTAGATGAGGTGTCCGAGAGGAGGAGGTCAACAAAGAAATCCAAGAAGAGGAAGTCTGACCCGGATGATGGAGACAAGAAGACGCAAAAGAAACGTCGAGGACGTCCTCCAGTAGAAAAACCAAGTCCTAATCCTCCCAAACTGACCCGCAACATGAAGAAACTGCTGGACTTTGTCATTAACTACAGAGATAGGTCCGTTACCGG TGATGACCGCATCCTAAGCCAGGTCTTCATGCAGCTGCCCTCACGGAAGGTCATTCCAGACTACTATGATGTCATCAAGAAACCTGTGGATTTCAGAAAGATTAAG TCTCGTATTAAGGAGCATCGTTATCGCAGCCTGGATGACCTGGAGAAGGATGTCATGTTACTATGTAAGAATGCTCAGACGTACAACGTGGAAGGGTCTGTG aTATACGAGGACTCCATTGTGCTGCAGTCAGTGTTCACAAGTGCCCGAGAGAGGCTGGAGAAGGGGGGTCAGTTCCCGTCTGACGATGAGAGTGGGAGTGACGGGGAGGATGTAGAGGGGGAGGGAGAGAGGGCAGAAGAGGAGGAAGAAGAGGAGAATGGAGGCGAGGAAGACGATGAAGATG GTCAGTCTGTGAGGATGAAGATCAGGCTGGGCAAAGACAGTGCTAAGAAGAGTCAG GAGAAGAGCCGTCGTCGCAAGTCACGTCAGATGAAGGCCAAGCCTGTGATCAGTGACGAGGATGAGTCTGAGGACTCAGGAGGA
- the LOC135471472 gene encoding transcription activator BRG1-like isoform X3 codes for MGGPGMPPNSGMGGGSSMSNMSGPTMNTVNPISSSSMAGPPNVSTNMVPASLAGPNMGGSSMAGLSTGGPVNLPNMGGPNTSVLPNSSGQPQVDGEQSSQQAGGYNSSGGSMNTPTPGGPKQTPFTASQLHQLRAQIVAYKYLARSQNIPDNIKMGVEGKRPFRPDPSQMQPRPNQPGPAGSGPSVGPSPQPSQPPPPSQPPPPPSVQAMISLQQKQNRIAPVAKPVGIDPIETLKEREHRLAGRISHRILELENLSATMAEDLRTKAMIELRALRLLNFQRQLRSEVVSYMRRDTTLETALNTKAYKRSKRQSLREARVTEKLEKQQKLEQERKKRQKHQEYLNAILQHAKDFKDFHRNISGKVSKVNRAVMIYHANTEREQKKEQERIEKERMRRLMAEDEEGYRKLIDQKKDRRLAYLLHQTDEFIHNLTKLVQQHKLDQRKKFKKKKKVPKKEDSGEALKEGMMDEASTTSEIRVHVVETATGKMLSGDEAPLASQVEAWLEMHPGYEVAPRDSGEDSDGDSEDSEEQEEETREAEKPVEQPMDDVELKVDVSREDDDEYRHDLQNYYNIAHTIREQISGQASIMVYGKLKEYQVKGLEWMVSLYNNNLNGILADEMGLGKTIQTIGLITYLMEKKKVNGPFLIIVPLSTLSNWMLEFDRWAPSVIKVPYKGSPNIRRNLNPLLRSGKFNVLLTTYEYIIKDKSVLSKIRWKYMIIDEGHRMKNHHCKLTQVLNTHYTSPHRLLLTGTPLQNKLPELWALLNFLLPGIFKSCATFEQWFNAPFAMTGEKVELNNEETLLIIRRLHKVLRPFLLRRLKKEVESQLPEKVEYVIKCEMSALQRLLYRHMQSKGVLLTDGSEKDKKGKGGAKQLMNTLMQLRKICNHPFMFPHIEEAIAEHVGISGGIISGPDLYRSGGKFELLDRILPKLKVRNHRVLLFCQMTSLMSIMEDYFVYRGFRYLRLDGTTKSEDRGHLLELFNAPGSPYFIFLLSTRAGGLGLNLQVADTVVIFDSDWNPHQDQQAQDRAHRIGQQNEVRVLRLMSVNSVEEKILAAARYKLNVDEKVIQAGRFDQKSTGSERRQLLQDILSKDNDDEEDEDEVPDDETINQMLARTEEEFDLYQRMDLERRRESSRDAKRKPRLMEEDELPQWLLKDEQEVERLTFEDEEDKMFGRGSRQRKEIDYSDQLTDKQWLRAIEDGNLDEVSERRRSTKKSKKRKSDPDDGDKKTQKKRRGRPPVEKPSPNPPKLTRNMKKLLDFVINYRDSDDRILSQVFMQLPSRKVIPDYYDVIKKPVDFRKIKSRIKEHRYRSLDDLEKDVMLLCKNAQTYNVEGSVIYEDSIVLQSVFTSARERLEKGGQFPSDDESGSDGEDVEGEGERAEEEEEEENGGEEDDEDGQSVRMKIRLGKDSAKKSQEKSRRRKSRQMKAKPVISDEDESEDSGGEQSDGSEAGPSSRSSSRVSSPAPGSHRKRREEWKY; via the exons ATGGGTGGGCCAGGCATGCCGCCTAACTCTGGGATGGGTGGTGGATCATCAATGTCTAATATGAGTGGCCCTACAATGAACACGGTAAACCCGATATCCAGCAGCAGCATGGCTGGTCCTCCTAATGTGAGCACGAATATGGTTCCTGCTTCATTGGCTGGCCCTAATATGGGCGGCTCATCAATGGCTGGACTTTCAACAGGTGGGCCAGTAAACTTGCCAAATATGGGTGGGCCTAATACCAGTGTTCTGCCCAACTCCTCTGGACAACCTCAAGTGGATGGGGAGCAGTCTTCTCAGCAAG caGGTGGCTACAACTCATCAGGAGGAAGCATGAATACCCCCACCCCTGGGGGCCCCAAACAGACCCCCTTCACCGCATCACAACTACACCAACTCAGGGCCCAAATCGTGGCCTACAAGTACCTGGCACGCAGTCAGAATATCCCAGACAATATCAAGATGGGAGTAGAGGGAAAACGCCCATTTAGGCCAG ACCCTAGTCAGATGCAACCTCGACCTAACCAGCCAGGACCTGCAGGAAGTGGTCCCAGTGTGGGCCCGAGCCCTCAGCCATCACAACCACCGCCCCCTAGCCAGCCACCACCGCCACCCTCAGTACAGGCAATGATCTCCTTGCAGCAGAAGCAGAACCGCATCGCCCCTGTGGCCAAGCCTGTGGGCATAGACCCTATTGAGACCCTCAAGGAAAGAGAGCACAG atTGGCGGGTCGAATCTCACACCGTATCCTAGAACTGGAGAATCTGTCTGCTACTATGGCAGAGGATCTGAGAACTAAAGCCATGATAGAGCTGCGGGCTCTACGGCTGCTCAATTTCCAGAGACAG TTGCGATCTGAAGTCGTCTCTTATATGagaagggacacaactctggAGACGGCCTTGAATACCAAGGCATACAAACGTAGCAAACGTCAATCTCTGCGCGAGGCTCGTGTCACAGAGAAACTGGAGAAACAGCAGAAACTTGAGCAAGAGCGCAAAAAGAGACAGAAGCACCAG GAATATCTGAATGCAATTCTGCAGCATGCTAAAGATTTCAAGGACTTCCATCGTAATATTTCTGGCAAAGTGAGCAAGGTGAATCGTGCAGTGATGATTTACCATGCTAACACAGAACGGGAGCAGAAGAAGGAACAGGAACGCATCGAAAAAGAGCGAATGCGGCGTCTTATG GCTGAAGATGAAGAAGGCTACAGGAAGCTGATTGACCAGAAGAAGGACAGAAGGTTGGCCTATCTGCTCCACCAGACAGATGAGTTCATCCATAACCTTACCAAGCTGGTACAGCAACACAAACTGGATCAGAGAAAGAAAttcaagaagaagaaaaaggtTCCCAAG AAGGAGGATAGTGGTGAGGCACTGAAGGAAGGG ATGATGGATGAGGCCTCCACAACTAGTGAGATCAGAGTACATGTGGTAGAGACAGCCACAGGCAAAATGCTGTCCGGTGACGAGGCTCCACTAGCCAGTCAGGTGGAAGCATGGCTGGAGATGCATCCAGG GTATGAGGTGGCCCCTCGTGACAGTGGGGAGGACTCGGATGGGGACTCAGAGGACAGTGAGGAG cAAGAGGAAGAGACTAGAGAGGCGGAGAAGCCAGTAGAACAGCCCATGGATGACGTTGAGCTCAAAGT GGACGTGTCACGGGAGGATGATGATGAGTATAGACATGACCTACAGAATTATTACAACATCGCCCACACCATTCGTGAGCAGATCTCAGGACAGGCCAGTATCATGGTGTATGGCAAACTCAAGGAGTATCAG GTGAAAGGGTTGGAGTGGATGGTGTccctgtacaacaacaacttgaaTGGTATCCTGGCTGATGAGATGGGCTTAGGAAAGACTATCCAGACCATTGGCCTCATCACCTACCTGATGGAGAAGAAAAAAGTCAACGGTCCTTTCCTGATTATAGTCCCTCTGTC AACACTTTCCAACTGGATGCTGGAGTTTGATAGGTGGGCACCATCTGTTATTAAAGTGCCGTACAAAGGATCTCCCAACATCAGGCGAAATCTCAACCCTTTGCTGCGATCAGGAAAGTTCAATGTACTGTTGACGACATACGAGTACATCATCAAGGACAAGTCAGTTCTGTCAAAG ATCCGCTGGAAGTACATGATAATAGATGAGGGTCACAGGATGAAGAACCACCACTGTAAGCTGACCCAGGTTCTCAACACCCACTACACTTCTCCCCATCGCCTTCTGCTGACTGGCACCCCCCTACAG AACAAACTTCCAGAGCTATGGGCTCTGCTGAATTTCTTGTTGCCTGGAATTTTCAAGTCCTGTGCTACATTTGAGCAGTGGTTCAATGCTCCATTTGCCATGACTGGAGAAAAG GTGGAACTGAACAATGAGGAAACCCTCTTGATCATTCGTCGTCTACACAAAGTGTTGCGTCCATTCCTTTTGAGACGCTTAAAGAAAGAGGTGGAGTCACAGTTACCAGAAAAG GTGGAGTATGTGATCAAATGTGAGATGTCCGCCCTCCAGCGCCTTCTCTACAGACACATGCAGAGTAAAGGAGTCCTGCTGACTGATGGATCAGAAAAAGACAAGAAG GGTAAGGGTGGAGCTAAGCAGCTGATGAACACGCTGATGCAGTTGAGAAAGATCTGTAACCACCCATTCATGTTTCCACACATCGAGGAGGCCATTGCTGAGCATGTGGGCATATCGGGAGGCATTATCTCAGG cCCTGACCTGTATCGTAGTGGAGGGAAGTTTGAATTACTGGACAGAATTCTGCCCAAGCTGAAGGTGCGCAATCATCGTGTGCTGCTCTTCTGTCAGATGACCTCATTGATGAGTATCATGGAGGACTACTTTGTGTACAGAG GGTTCAGGTACCTGCGTCTGGATGGTACCACCAAATCTGAGGACCGAGGCCACCTACTTGAGCTCTTCAATGCCCCTGGCTCTCCATACTTCATCTTTCTACTGAGTACCCGTGCTGGAGGCTTGGGGCTCAACCTCCAGGTGGCTGACACCGTCGTCATCTTTGACTCAGACTGGAACCCTCATCAG gATCAACAAGCTCAAGACAGGGCTCACCGTATTGGTCAGCAGAATGAGGTGAGAGTGCTGCGCTTGATGAGTGTGAACTCTGTGGAGGAGAAGATTCTGGCTGCTGCTCGCTACAAACTCAACGTGGATGAGAAGGTCATTCAAGCAGGCAGGTTTGATCAGAAGTCCACAGGCTCCGAGAGGAGACAACTCCTACAAGACATCCTGTCAAAAGACAATGATGATGAAGAG GATGAAGATGAGGTGCCAGATGATGAAACCATCAACCAAATGTTGGCCAGAACAGAAGAAGAGTTTGATCTCTACCAG CGGATGGATTTGGAGCGTCGCAGGGAGAGCTCGCGTGATGCCAAACGTAAACCTCGTTTGATGGAAGAGGATGAGCTGCCTCAGTGGCTGCTTAAGGATGAACAGGAG gTGGAGAGGTTGACATTTGAGGATGAAGAAGACAAGATGTTTGGGCGTGGCTCACGACAGAGGAAGGAGATTGACTACTCTGATCAGCTGACTGACAAGCAGTGGCTAAGG GCGATTGAAGATGGAAATCTAGATGAGGTGTCCGAGAGGAGGAGGTCAACAAAGAAATCCAAGAAGAGGAAGTCTGACCCGGATGATGGAGACAAGAAGACGCAAAAGAAACGTCGAGGACGTCCTCCAGTAGAAAAACCAAGTCCTAATCCTCCCAAACTGACCCGCAACATGAAGAAACTGCTGGACTTTGTCATTAACTACAGAGATAG TGATGACCGCATCCTAAGCCAGGTCTTCATGCAGCTGCCCTCACGGAAGGTCATTCCAGACTACTATGATGTCATCAAGAAACCTGTGGATTTCAGAAAGATTAAG TCTCGTATTAAGGAGCATCGTTATCGCAGCCTGGATGACCTGGAGAAGGATGTCATGTTACTATGTAAGAATGCTCAGACGTACAACGTGGAAGGGTCTGTG aTATACGAGGACTCCATTGTGCTGCAGTCAGTGTTCACAAGTGCCCGAGAGAGGCTGGAGAAGGGGGGTCAGTTCCCGTCTGACGATGAGAGTGGGAGTGACGGGGAGGATGTAGAGGGGGAGGGAGAGAGGGCAGAAGAGGAGGAAGAAGAGGAGAATGGAGGCGAGGAAGACGATGAAGATG GTCAGTCTGTGAGGATGAAGATCAGGCTGGGCAAAGACAGTGCTAAGAAGAGTCAG GAGAAGAGCCGTCGTCGCAAGTCACGTCAGATGAAGGCCAAGCCTGTGATCAGTGACGAGGATGAGTCTGAGGACTCAGGAGGA